GCAAATGGCCCTGAACGAGAAGGGTTATTACTTCACCATCCTCATGTTCGGGCTGTTTGCGGCTATTTCGGTGCAGAAAAGCGTGCGCGACCGAATGGAGGGCATTCCGGTAACCAACCTGTACTTCGGCATCAGCTGGCTGTGCACCCTTATGGCCGTGCTGCTGCTGGTGGTGGGCCTCTGGAACGCCACGCTTACCCTCAGCGAAAAAGGCTTCTACGCCATGTCGTTCACGCTGAGCCTGTTTGCCGCTATTGCCGTGCAAAAAAACACCCGCGACAACCAGGATGCACCCGCGCAGCAGCCCAAGCCGCGCGCAGAAGAGCGCCCCCGCATCGAGCAGGAAGCCTAGGTGTACTGCCGAACAAGAAGCAACCAGGCCCGCTGCACAGTGTGCAGCGGGCCTGATTGCTGATAAAAGCACCTAGGGATTTACACCTCGTCGCTGAGCACGGCCACGGCCTCGCGCAGGGTCAGGTCTTTGCGCAGAGGCTGCACAAAGCGGTTGGTGCGGTTGGTTTGTACGCTGTCGGTGGAGGGGGCGGCACCTAGGGGCGCCACGGCCAGCACGGGGGCTTGCTGCTGCACCTGCTTGTAGCGCTCGGTGGCTTCTTGCAGGGCTTTCTGCTCGGCGCGGTAGGTGGCCAGGTTCAGCGAAGCCAGCGTTACTTTCTCGCGCTTGGCCATGTTCTGCACGGCGTCGGTGAGCAAACCAAAAGCCTGGTTCGAGGCTACGCGTTGCTTGCTGGCCGCGGCCAGCTTGGCCACGGGCGGCGCCGTGGCCCACGGCCGGTAGCTGGCCGGCGCAATTTCATCCCAGGGCAGCGGGTAGTCGGTGTCCTGCTCGCCCTCGGCCAAAGTGCTGTAAGCATCGGGCACCACGATGTCGGGCGTTACGCCTTTAAACTGCGTGGAGGCACCGTTTACGCGGTAGTACTTCTGGATGGTCATTTTGAGCGAGCCGAAGGGCTTGAGCGCCGCCAGCTCGGGGTTCATGATGTTATCCAGCTCGAACACACGCTGCACCGTGCCTTTGCCGTAGGTGGTATTGCCGAGCACAATGCCGCGCTTGTAATCCTGAATGGCACCGGCCAGGATTTCCGAAGCCGAGGCGCTGTAACGGTTTACCAGCACCACCAGCGGGCCGCCGTACTGCACTTTGGGGTCGGGGTCGGTTACGACTTCGGGCGTGCGCTGCCGGCCTTTCACCTGCACCATGGGGCCGCTTTCCATAAACAAGCCGGCCATTTCGGCGGCATCGTAGAGCGAGCCGCCGCCGTTAAAGCGCAGATCGAGCACCACGCCCTGCACGTTTTCGGCCTTCAGCTTCAGCAGTTCCTTCTTGACATCCTCAGCCGAGTTGCGGCCGCCGTTCTGGTTGAAGTCGGCGTAGAAGCTGGGCAGCAGGATGTAGCCGAATTTCTTACCGCCCTCGTTGATGACGGCCGATTGGGCGTAGGTTTCCTCAATCACCACCACGTCGCGGATAATCGGGATGACCTTGACGGTGGCGTCGGGCTTTTTCACCGTCAGGCGCACCTCGGTGCCTTTTTTGCCCCGAATCAGGCCCACCACTTTGTCGAAGCGCATGCCATCCACGGCTACGGGCTCAGCCGCGCCTTGCGCCACGCGCTGAATCACGTCGCCGGCCTTTAGCTCGCCTTGCCGGTACGCCGCCGAGCCGGGCACGATGTAGGCCACCACAATCTGGCCATCACGCTCGCTGAGCTGGGCGCCGGTGCCCTCGAGGCGGCCCGTTACGGCCAGGTCGAAGTTCGTCTTATCCTGCGGCGCGAAGTACTCGGAGTGTGGGTCGAAGGTGTTTGCTACCGTGTTGGCAAACTCGGCCAGGCGGTCGGCCTCGTCGGTTTGCAGCAGGTCCTGGAACCGCTCGTCGTAGTATTTCAGCACCTGCTTGCGGGCCTCGGCTTCCATTTGGGCGGGGGTACGCACGGGCTTCGAGATAACCGCGCCCGAGGGGGCTGCTTTGGTTGAGGCCAGCGACTTGATTTGCTGCCGGTCCTGCTCGTCCATCATCTCGGCCACGCGCACCATGGTTTGGTACTTCAGCAGGCGGCGCCACATGTCGCGGCGGGCGGCTTCGTCGGCAGGGTAGCCGAGCTTATCCGAATCGGTTTCGAAGGTTTCGTTGGCCGTAAACTCGAAGGGCTGGCTCAGCAGCTCGCGGTAGAGCACCTGCGCCTCGCGGGTGCGCTGATCGATGAGCTTGGTGCTGAGGTCGAGAAACTCGTGCTTGCCCTGCTTAATCTCGTTATCGATGAGCTTTTCGTAAACCTGCAGCTGCTTCACGTCGGGCTGCAGCAAAAACTTCTTGCTGCCGTCGAGGCGCTTGAGGTACAGCGCATACACCCGGCGCGAAAGTTCGTCGTCGAGCTGCGTGGGCTGCACGTGGGCCAGGCCCAGGCCCTGCACCACCGTGCTCAGCAAGATTCCCTTTTTCTGGGGCGGCACATCGCCGGCGAGGCGCTCCGAGCCCGGCGGCAGAAAAAACAAGAAGCCCGGCAGCAGCGCCGAGTACAAACCTAAAGAAGAACGAAACGCCATAATTAGGAGCGTAGCTAAAGCGTGAGAAAGCAGCCCCGGCGTTGCGGCGGCCCCGGGCGTGGGGCCACCGAGCAAGCTGTACCTTTGGGCTTTGCCATTGAAGAACACGTGTTGCCAACCTCAGTTGCACGCGCAAGCCGCACAATATGCAACGGGCAGCGGTATTCGCCCCTAGGTGGCCGGGTTAGTTTTCGGCCCCGGGCCTGGGTGTTGCTTTCGGCTCCTGATAACCAACCTCTTGCCATGCCCGGCCAAACCGACCTTCGGCAACTCCTGCGCACCCTGCAGCCCGCGTTGCAGCCCGGCGCCTACGTGTTCTGCACCGTGCGCCGCCTCAGCGGCCTCAACCCCGACGATATCGTGTGCCTGTTCCGGGAGCAGGAGGGCCTCACGGTAATCCTCCCGCAAGCCGCGGCCGATGCCCTGGGTCTGCCCTACTCGTTCGTAGCTAGTTGGATTACGCTTACCGTGCACTCGGCCCTGGAGGCCGTAGGACTTACGGCGGCGTTTGCCACGGCGCTTACCCAAGCCAACATCAGCTGCAACGTAGTAGCCGCCTACTACCACGACCACCTCTTTGTGGCCCAAACCGATGCCGAGCGCGCCCTAGGTGTATTGCGGCAGCTCTCGGCCGAGGCAGCGCGAGCCTAGGTCGCCCAAGGCCGTAAGCTGCCTGGCACCTGGCCCCTAAGCGTATGTACCGACTGCTACCCCATTGGCTGCTACGGCCGGGTACTTGGCCAACTTCGCCCAAGCGCCGCCTAGGTGCCCGCACCGATGGGCTTAACTTGCAGCCTCTATTCCGCTTCTGCATGCACCTGTACGTTTATACCCTGCTCGACGACACGCTTCGCGCCCGCCTGCGGGCCCATTTGCCCGCCGACGTGCAGGTATCCTTCCGCAACGAGCTTGCCGACGACAAGCAGCGCCCCGCCTTCCAATCGGCCAACGTAATTCTGGGCAACCCGCCGCGCGCCTGGTTTGCCGCAGGCACTCTGCCCAACCTGCAGTTCTGGCAAATCGATTCGTCGGGCTTCGAGCAATACACCGGCCTGCAGCTACCCGTGCCCGTGGCCAACATGGGCGACTACTTTGCCTGGCCCTGCGCCGAAACCATGGTGGCGGGTATCATGGCGCTGTACCGCAACCTGCCGCAGCTGGCCCTGCTGCAAGCCGAAAAGCGCTGGGTGGGCCCGCCCGTTCGCGCCAACATGCAGCTGCTGCGCCACAAGCGCGTGGTAATCCTGGGTGCCGGTTACATCGGCCTGGCGGTGCGGCAGCAGCTCACGGGCTTTGGCTGCCACACGCAGCTGCTGGCCCGCACCAGCCCCGAAGCCCAGCTCCGCTCGCCCGAAGACCTAAAAGCCGTACTGCCCGGTACTCACTTGGTTATCAACTGCCTGCCCGGCACCGCCGAAGGCTTTTACTCCGCTGAGCTGATCGGAGCCATGAAGCCCGGCAGCGTGTACGCCAGCGTAGGCCGCGGCAACACCACCGACGAGCCCGCCCTGATTGCCGCGCTGCAGTCGGGCCACCTAGGCGGCGCCGTGCTCGATGTAACCGCCGTTGAGCCCCTGCCCGTGAGCAACCCGCTTTGGAGCATGCCCAACGTCATTCTTACCCAACACTCCGCCGGCGGCCAGCCCGATGAAGATGGTGGCAAGGTGGATATGATTCTGCTGAACCTAGGGCGCTTCCGAAATGGCGAGCCGCTGGAGAGTTTGGTCGATGTGGCGCGGGGGTATTAAGGTACAGCAAGCAGTCCAGCATCCTTTTTGGCGCTCCATGTGGAATTAGCCATTTCTGCGCATCTAATTACCAGACGGATACGGATGCCTGTTTATGCTTCTACGCTTACTGCTGCTTTGCCTTGTTTCTCCTTGCTTTGTGCAAGCTCAAATCGCGCAGATAACCGGCCGCATTGTCGGCCGAGCTGATAATCAACCACTACCTAGAGCTACTATCATCGAGAAAGGTACCACGAACGGTACATTGTCTACTTCTGATGGACATTTCGAGTTATCGACAAAGAACATTTCGGACAGCTTGACCCTGACCGTATCCAACGTCGGTTTTGATACGCGTTTTGTACAAGTAGCACCGGACAGCTATACAGAAATAGCTCTTGATTCGAGTCGGATACCATCACACCCTCGGCCTCACACGTTTTGGGGTAGCTTCAGTCTGCTGCCAGGTTTGAGCTATGCCCCATTTGGCGCGGATTTACGATTATTTACCCGCATGCGTGGTTTCAAATACCCTATCGGCATTGGCTTTACTTACCAGTCCAATGTACACCGTAACCACTTTTTTCGCAGCACTTTATCCCTCCCTAACTGGTCGCGCAACGGACGGTTTTTTGTGAGCAGCAATTTGGAGCGGCAGTGGCTACAGATTGTGCCGGCAAACTTGCATTTCATCAGTTACACCGGTACAATTGGCCTATTAAAGTACCGCATCGGCCCATGGTTTGGCCCTTGGCTACATCTGACAGCGGGGTACGCAGCGAAACGTTTTATTTCAGATGCTACCGGCTTTAGAATTGCTGGTTTGGGATACGGAGCTGGGCTTAGCCACGAGTTCAGGCCTTTCTTTTTGCGCTTAGGAGCCGAAGCTCGTTTTCTCCGTTGGCCTGGTTACTGGCAGCTACAAGGACAGGTGCTCCATTCGCTCGACGTAAGCCGCCGCTTTCGAGTAGGTTTGGCAGCACATTCTTTATTGCAGTACAGAGAAGTAAGCGTGATTATGTATTGTTCCTTTTAAGTAGTGCTTGATAAAGTAAAAGCCCGACCGGTGAGGTCGGGCTTTTACTTTATCAAAGTTCCAGAAGCTTAAGCTTCCTTGGTAGCATGGGTAATAGCTTCTACCATCGCCTCAGAAATGCCCGTGGTGCTGAAACCACCGTCGTGCATCAGGTTCTGCATGGTTACGTAGCGGGTCAGGTCCGAAAACAGCGATACGCAGTAATCAGCGCAAGCTTCGGCCGGGGCGTTGCCCAGCGGCGAGAGGCGGTCGGCGTACTCGTAGAACGCATCGAAGCCGCTGATGCCGGTACCAGCCGTGGTTTTGGTAGGCGACTGCGAAATGGTATTTACGCGCACCTTTTTCTGGGTACCTAGGCGCTGGCCGTAGCTGCGGGCAATGCTTTCGAGCACGGCCTTCGCCTGCGACATATCGGTGTAGTCGAGGAATGCGCGTTGCGCCGCTATGTACGACAGGGCTACTACCGAACCCCACTCATTCAGGGCGTCCTGCTTCTCGGCTACGTGCAGCATCTTGTGGAACGACAAAGCCGAAATGTCGAGCGTCTTCTGGAACCAGTCGTAGTTCAGCTCGCCGTAGTGCTTGCCCTTGCGGATGTTCGGGCTCATGCCGATGCTGTGCAGCACGAAATCGATTTTGCCGCCCAGTTGCTCCACCGCGCCGCTGAATACTTTTTCCAGGTCTTCTACCACGGTGGCATCGGCCGGAATGATCGGGGCGCTGCACTGCTCGGCCAGCTTGTTGATTTCGCCCATGCGCATGGCAAGCGGCGCGTTGCTGAGCACGAACGTTGCGCCTTCTTCGTGGCAGCGCTGAGCTACCTTCCAGGCAATGGATTGTTCGTTGAGGGCACCGAAGATGATGCCGCGCTTGCCGGCAAGTAGGTTGTTGGCCATAAAAACGGTTGAGTCGAGTCGGAGGAAGGAATATGGAATGGGCAAAAATAGGGTTTCGGTCTAGATTGTCATGTCGAGCTAGGCGAGACATCTGAGTCAGGCCGTTCGTGGTAGTTCCAACCCAGATGTCTCGCTGCGTTCGACATGACAGTTAGTACCCGCCCACATCCTAGTTCAGCGCCTTCCACTCGGGGTTGTGCGCCGCGATTAGTGCATCCTTCTTCGGGCGCCCCCAGCCCTTCAGCTCCTTCTCGCGCGCAATGGCCTGCTGAACACTGGCGTAATGCTCCCAGTGCACAAGCAGATGACACCAGTACCTTCCAGCGAATGTGTGTGGCTTTCCTGCATTCTCTAAGTGCTCGTCCAAACGCCGCACCATATCGTTGGTAACGCCGATGTAGAGCACGGTTTTCTTTGGGTTGGTAACGATATAGACGTAATAGTTGTGATATTTCATAGAGATAAGAACCTCTGTCATGTCGAGCGGCAGCGAAACATCTGGGGACGGACCGTCTGCTACGATTCTAACTCAGATGTCTCGCTGCCGCTCGACATGACAATTCCGGCCTACGCCGCTACCAACTCGCTTTCGCCGCGCATCGAGAGCAGCTCGCGGGCGCTTTGCACGGCGTTTTCCGTAACGCGGGCACCCGAAATCATTTGGGCGATTTCGCGGATACGTTCCTCTTCCGTCAGGCGGCGGATACGGCTAACGGTGCGGTCGGCGCGGTCTTCCTTGTACACGAAGAAGTGCGCATCGCCGGCGGCGGCCATTTGCGGCAAGTGCGAAATGGTGATGAGCTGGTGCTTTTTGGCCATTTGCTGCATCATGCGGCCCACCTTCACGGCTATTTCGCCCGAAATACCGGTGTCGATTTCGTCGAACACGATGGTAGGCAGCGCAGTCTTATCGGCCAGCAGGTACTTCACGCACAGCATCAGGCGCGAGAATTCGCCACCCGAGGCGGCTTTACTGAGCGTTTGCGGGTGGGCACCTTTGTTAGCCGTAAAGAGCAGGCAGATAACATCGGTACCGCTGGCTGTGGGTTGGCCGGTGCTGTGCTGCACCACCAAGCGGGCGTTGGGCATCCCTAGGTCGGCAAGCAACTCGGCCAGTTCGCGCTCAAACTGCGGGAAGGCTTTGCGGCGCTGCTCCGAAAGGTGCGCTGCCCGCTTGTTTACCGTAGCCAACGCGCCTTCGGCATCTTTGCGCAGGCGAGCAATTTCCTTGTCGAGGTTCAGCACCGAGCCTACCTTTTGCTGCAGCTCATCGCGCACGGCCAGCAGGGCGGGCAGGTCGCGCACCTGGTGCTTGCGCTGCAGGTTGTAGAGCACCGTCAGACGGGCTTGCAGCTCATCGAGGCGCCTGGGGTCGGCCTCGGTGCGCTGCTCGGCCATTTCGGTTTCGTCGGCAATGTCGCGCAGCTCAATCAGGCACGAGTCGAGCCGCTCCTTCAGCTGGCGTACCGACTCCGAATACCCGGCAATGTGCCCCAGCATAATACTGGCTTCCTTGAGCGACGAGGTGGCGCAGTACTCCCCTTCCGACAGGCTTTGCAGTGCGTACGTCAGCTTCTGCTTGATTTCCTCGGCGTGCTCCAGCTCTTTCAGCTCTTGCTCCAGTGCCTCCTGGTTTTCGCCATCGAGGCGGGCTTCCTCCAGCTCGTTTAGCAAGAAGCTGTGGTAATCAAGCTCCTTGTTGGCTTGGGCTACCTGGTCCTCGAGGTGCTTGAGGTCGGCGGCCAGCTTGCGGTACTGCCGGTAGGCATTGCTGTACTGCGTGCGGGTGGGCACCAGCCCGGCGTACAGGTCAATCAGGTTCAGCTGAAACACCGGGTCGCCGAGCAGCAGCGTATCGTGCTGCGAGTGGATGTCCATGAGGTTGGCGCCGACTCTGCGCAGCGTTTCCACCGTCACGGGGGTGTCGTTCACAAAGGCGCGCGATTTGCCGTTTGGGCTGATTTCGCGGCGCAGAATGCACTGCGCGTCGTAGTCGATGTCTTCGGCCTCGAATATATCCTGCAGGTGGTAGCCCGAAATATCAAAATGCCCCTCGATCACGCACTTCTTGGCCGTGTTGAAAAGCAGTTTCGAATCGGCCCGGTTGCCGAGGAGCAGCCCAATGGCGCCGAGCATGATGGACTTGCCGGCGCCGGTTTCGCCCGTGATAATGTTCAGCAACGACGAGGGCCGCAGCTCCAGCGACTCGATGAGGGCGTAGTTTTGTATGCGGAGGTCAACCAGCATAAGGTTGGTGGTTGCGTAAATAGTTATTGACAAACACCACCTAGGCGTGCGGCGGCCAAGTGGATACTTACAAACTTACTAAAACGTTTAGCCCATCCGCAAGCATAACCTCTAACCTATTTAGCAAATAATAACAAAAATCGCCTTTCCAAGCAATCAGGCGCAGATAAAAAAATTAGCAGCGGCAAACCTTGTTGGTTTGCCGCTGCTAATGTATGGTCGCTCAGCTGCCTAGGTCGGGCGTCAGCGCTGCTGCAAAATGGCCTGGTACTTGGCCGAGTTGGTGGGGTCTACTTCCTGCAGCAACGCCACTACGCCCTGCTTCTGATCGGCCGACTGGCTGCTGCGGTAGATGTTGGCAATTTCATCGGCCTTGGTTTCGAAAAACGAGCGGATTAGCGTGGAGCCCGGCCGCCGCTGGTTGGCCTGCTGAATGCCCTGCAACGCCGTGAAGATGCTGGTGCGGGCGTCGTCGGGCTTCTGAATGAAGATATCGAGGCCCTGGCGGTAGTAGGCGTACACGGCCGAGCGCAGGGCCTCGAGCTGCGGATCCTGCATGCCGTTGAGCAGCCAATAGCGGCTGCGCTGGTCGCGCTTGCCGTTGTCTTTCCAACCATCGTCGCCGTCGGCGCTTTGGCCGGCCGCTACCTGCAGGATGTTGCGGGCGCGGTCGAAGTAGCGCGAGCCACCTAGGGGCGAGAAGCTGTCCTGGTCCATGCCGATGATCATGTAGGCATAGAAGCCCAGAATCGACGACAGGTTGTTGACGTAGGAGTTCTCCGAAAAATCGAGCGGCTGGCCGGGCAGGTAAGTAAACCGCCACGACTCGGCGTAGCTCATCAGGTTGGTTTCGTAGGCGGTGCCGTACACGGGGCGCGTGCTCAGGATGCGCGCCGTAACTTGGTAAGTGCCGTTCTGCGGGATGGCGTTGATGCCGATGAAAAGGCGGCACCGGATACGCTCTTCCGGCTTGTACACGTCGTTGGTCCAGCGGCGGTTATTCAGGAAGTCGGCTATTTCCTTCTGCATCCGATTGATCAGCTGCGGATCGGTTATGGCCACGTTTTGGGCCGTTACCTCTACCTCAGCCAGCAGCTCCTGGGCTGCGGCCGGGCGGGTGCCGGCCAGCAGCATCAGCAACAAACCTAGGCAGAAGAAAATACCGTTACGCAACATGGGGCTGAAGGCGGGCAACAATGGCAGAAACAATATCGTGGGCTACGGCGGCTTTGGGCTTTAGCTCGAAAGCCGTGGCGCCGTGGGCATCCACGAGGGTAATTTTGTTGGTATCGTGGCGGAAACCCGCGCCGGCATCGCGCAGCGAGTTCAGTACCACGAGGTCGAAGTTCTTGCGCCGCAGCTTATCCTGGGCGTGGCGCAGTTCGTCCTGGGTCTCCAACGCAAAACCCACCGAAAATTGTTCGGGCCGCTTGGTTTGGCCCAGCGTGGCGGCAATGTCGATGTTCTTTACCAGCTCCAGCACCAGCGTTTCGTTGGAGCCGTCGTCGCGCTTCTTGATCTTTTCCGTAGCCACGGTGCCGGGCCGGTAATCGGCCACTGCGGCGGCAAACACCCAGATATCGGCCTGCTGCGCTACGGCGGCCGCGGCTTCGTACATCTCCTGCGCGGTTTGCACCCGCACCACCTGCACGGCCGGGTGCTCGATGCTCAGGCTGGTAGGTCCGCTCACCAACGTAACCGCAAACCCCGCATCAGCAAACTCCTGCGCCAAGGCATAGCCCATTTTGCCAGTGGAGTGGTTGCCGATAAACCGCACCGGGTCGATGGGCTCGTACGTTGGGCCAGCGGTGAGCAGTACGCGGCGGGGCGAATTCTGAATTCTGAATGCTGAATTCTGAATTGAGTTGGTTACGTCGCTGGCTAATTCAGAATTCATAATTCAGCATTCAGAATTCTCACAATTTCCTCCGGCTCCTGCATGCGGCCGGGGCCGCTGAGGCCGCTGGCCAGCTCGCCGGCGGGCGAGTCGAGCACGCGCACGCCGTCCTGGCGCAGGCGCTCGAGGTTGCGCTGCGTGGCCGGGTGCTGGTACATATCGAGGTCCATGGCCGGGGCCACCATGGTGGGGCAGCGGGCCGAGAGGTAAACGGCCGTGAGCAGGTTGGGGCACAAGCCGTTGGCCAAAGCACCTAGGGTGTTGGCGCTGGCAGGGGCAATCAGCAGCAAATCGGCCCACAGCCCTAGGTCGACGTGGTTGTGCCACACGCCGGAGGCTTCGTCTTTGATGAACCCTTGCAGCACCGGGCGCTTCGAGAGCGTGGCCAGGGTAATGGGCGTAACAAAAGCCGAAGCCGAGGGCGTCAGGATTACCTGCACCTCGGCTTCGGCTTTTATCAGCAGCCGCACCAAAGCGGCCGATTTGTAAGCGGCGATGCTGCCACTCACGCCCAGCAATATGCGGCGACCTGCCAGCATCGCGGCTTAGGCTAAACTAAAACTACTCGGCTTTCTCGGCCGTGGGCTCCTCCGGCTCGGGCATCCGGAAGGTTACTTTGCCTTCCAGGAACTCCTCGATGGCGAGGTTGGTGGGCTTGGGCAGACGCTCGTAGTGCTTCGAAATCTCGATTTGCTCGCGGTTTTCAAACACCTCCTCGAGGTTGTCGACGGTAGTTGCAAATTCGGCCAGCTTGCCGTTCAGCTCCTCCTTGAGCTTCACCGAAATCTGGTTGGCGCGCTTCGAGATGATGGCAATCGACTCGTACACGTTGCCGGTTTCGTTCACGAAGTCCGACAGGTTGCGGGTAACGATGGAAGCAGGAACGTTGCTAGGTACTTTCATAACCAAGTGATGGTTGAGGAATCTGGACAAATATGCCAAACGCGGCGGTTTGGTTACTGAGCCTTGGGCGTGGTGGCGGTTGCTCCTTCGCTGGCCGGCTGGTTTTCTTTCAAAAATTTCTGCGCGGCGTCGTAGAGCTGCTCCGCGTCTTTCAGGTTTTTGCTCTGCGGGAAGGCATCAACAAAGGCCTGATAATACGCAATAGCTTCGGTAAAACGCTCGCGCTGCTTGTTTTCCACGCTTTCGCGGGCCAGCTCGTACTGCGACACGAACTTGAGATAAGCCACCTGCTCGCCGTAGGGCGACGAAGGGTATTGCTGCTGAAAACCGTTCAGGGCCACTACGGCCGATTGGTAGTAGCGCAGCGAATAGTACAGCTTGGCCGATTCGAAAGCCTTCACATCCAGCTTCTTCTGCAGCTCGTTTGACATGCCTTCGGCCTCGGGGCGGAACTTGCTTTCGGGCCGGCGGTTCAGGAACTCCTGAATGGACTCAATCGCGGCGAAGGTGTTGGTTTGGTCGAGCTCGAACTCGGGCGAATCCTTGAACAGCGACTTGGCGTGCATGAATTCGGCCTCCTCGGCAAACGGTGAGGCGGGGTACGTGGCCGCAAACTGATCGAAGTAGTACGCGCTTAGCGTGTAGTTGCGCTGCCGGTAGTTGATGTTGGCGAAGTAGAACTCGGCCTTCTCGGCCTCGGGGCGCCCCTTCAGCAACGGAATCAGCGGCTCCAGCAAGGCACCGGCCTTGTAGTAGTCTTGCTTTTTCTCGTAGTAGTCGATGGCCGCCGTGTACTTCTTGTTTACGTCGGTGCTTTTCAGCAGCTTCTGGTAAGAGCTGCAGGCACCGAGCAGCAAGGTGCTCATCAGCAGGGCGACGACGCGAAGGCGGAATACGGACATAAGGGGGACAAAGGTAAGGGTTTGGCGGCCCAACGCAAAAGCCGCTCAGCCACAGGAGCCCAGCACCGCCGCAAAGGTTGCGCTGCTGCTGGGCCTAACACTTAACGTTTGGGTTTGGTGCTGCCCAAGGTAGCGGGCTTTTGTGTAGGAGCTGCTTTGGCCGCCGGAGCCGTGGTTTTGGTGGCCGGTGCGGCCTTGGCAGGCTTGGCCGCCGGTTTAGGAGCCGCTGCTTTAGTAGCCGGCTTAGCTGCAGGTTTGGCCGGGGCCTTGCCCTTAGCGGCCGATTTCCTGGTGGCTACCTTTTTGGCTGGCTTGCCTTTGGGCTTGGCGGCCGGCGCAAAGTGCTTGCCCAACACGGCGCGGCGGGTGGGCTTTTGCGCAATCAGCCACTGAAACCCTTTCAGCTGCTTATCCTCCTCTTTCAGCTCGTGCGGCGGAATAAAGCTGGCGTCGGGGTTGGTGAGGAAGGTGATGGTTTGCAGCTTGTTTTCGGCAAAGCGCAGGGCCATGTTGGCCGACACGGCTTTGTTGAGGCCGGTGGTGGCG
The sequence above is drawn from the Hymenobacter sp. YIM 151858-1 genome and encodes:
- the yiaA gene encoding inner membrane protein YiaA, with protein sequence MNRQPSTAFIGASWAALLIGIMAYNVGLWNAQMALNEKGYYFTILMFGLFAAISVQKSVRDRMEGIPVTNLYFGISWLCTLMAVLLLVVGLWNATLTLSEKGFYAMSFTLSLFAAIAVQKNTRDNQDAPAQQPKPRAEERPRIEQEA
- a CDS encoding carboxy terminal-processing peptidase; its protein translation is MAFRSSLGLYSALLPGFLFFLPPGSERLAGDVPPQKKGILLSTVVQGLGLAHVQPTQLDDELSRRVYALYLKRLDGSKKFLLQPDVKQLQVYEKLIDNEIKQGKHEFLDLSTKLIDQRTREAQVLYRELLSQPFEFTANETFETDSDKLGYPADEAARRDMWRRLLKYQTMVRVAEMMDEQDRQQIKSLASTKAAPSGAVISKPVRTPAQMEAEARKQVLKYYDERFQDLLQTDEADRLAEFANTVANTFDPHSEYFAPQDKTNFDLAVTGRLEGTGAQLSERDGQIVVAYIVPGSAAYRQGELKAGDVIQRVAQGAAEPVAVDGMRFDKVVGLIRGKKGTEVRLTVKKPDATVKVIPIIRDVVVIEETYAQSAVINEGGKKFGYILLPSFYADFNQNGGRNSAEDVKKELLKLKAENVQGVVLDLRFNGGGSLYDAAEMAGLFMESGPMVQVKGRQRTPEVVTDPDPKVQYGGPLVVLVNRYSASASEILAGAIQDYKRGIVLGNTTYGKGTVQRVFELDNIMNPELAALKPFGSLKMTIQKYYRVNGASTQFKGVTPDIVVPDAYSTLAEGEQDTDYPLPWDEIAPASYRPWATAPPVAKLAAASKQRVASNQAFGLLTDAVQNMAKREKVTLASLNLATYRAEQKALQEATERYKQVQQQAPVLAVAPLGAAPSTDSVQTNRTNRFVQPLRKDLTLREAVAVLSDEV
- a CDS encoding ACT domain-containing protein, with amino-acid sequence MPGQTDLRQLLRTLQPALQPGAYVFCTVRRLSGLNPDDIVCLFREQEGLTVILPQAAADALGLPYSFVASWITLTVHSALEAVGLTAAFATALTQANISCNVVAAYYHDHLFVAQTDAERALGVLRQLSAEAARA
- a CDS encoding D-2-hydroxyacid dehydrogenase, which gives rise to MHLYVYTLLDDTLRARLRAHLPADVQVSFRNELADDKQRPAFQSANVILGNPPRAWFAAGTLPNLQFWQIDSSGFEQYTGLQLPVPVANMGDYFAWPCAETMVAGIMALYRNLPQLALLQAEKRWVGPPVRANMQLLRHKRVVILGAGYIGLAVRQQLTGFGCHTQLLARTSPEAQLRSPEDLKAVLPGTHLVINCLPGTAEGFYSAELIGAMKPGSVYASVGRGNTTDEPALIAALQSGHLGGAVLDVTAVEPLPVSNPLWSMPNVILTQHSAGGQPDEDGGKVDMILLNLGRFRNGEPLESLVDVARGY
- a CDS encoding carboxypeptidase-like regulatory domain-containing protein, with translation MQAQIAQITGRIVGRADNQPLPRATIIEKGTTNGTLSTSDGHFELSTKNISDSLTLTVSNVGFDTRFVQVAPDSYTEIALDSSRIPSHPRPHTFWGSFSLLPGLSYAPFGADLRLFTRMRGFKYPIGIGFTYQSNVHRNHFFRSTLSLPNWSRNGRFFVSSNLERQWLQIVPANLHFISYTGTIGLLKYRIGPWFGPWLHLTAGYAAKRFISDATGFRIAGLGYGAGLSHEFRPFFLRLGAEARFLRWPGYWQLQGQVLHSLDVSRRFRVGLAAHSLLQYREVSVIMYCSF
- a CDS encoding enoyl-ACP reductase FabI gives rise to the protein MANNLLAGKRGIIFGALNEQSIAWKVAQRCHEEGATFVLSNAPLAMRMGEINKLAEQCSAPIIPADATVVEDLEKVFSGAVEQLGGKIDFVLHSIGMSPNIRKGKHYGELNYDWFQKTLDISALSFHKMLHVAEKQDALNEWGSVVALSYIAAQRAFLDYTDMSQAKAVLESIARSYGQRLGTQKKVRVNTISQSPTKTTAGTGISGFDAFYEYADRLSPLGNAPAEACADYCVSLFSDLTRYVTMQNLMHDGGFSTTGISEAMVEAITHATKEA
- a CDS encoding GIY-YIG nuclease family protein, with the protein product MKYHNYYVYIVTNPKKTVLYIGVTNDMVRRLDEHLENAGKPHTFAGRYWCHLLVHWEHYASVQQAIAREKELKGWGRPKKDALIAAHNPEWKALN
- the recN gene encoding DNA repair protein RecN, encoding MLVDLRIQNYALIESLELRPSSLLNIITGETGAGKSIMLGAIGLLLGNRADSKLLFNTAKKCVIEGHFDISGYHLQDIFEAEDIDYDAQCILRREISPNGKSRAFVNDTPVTVETLRRVGANLMDIHSQHDTLLLGDPVFQLNLIDLYAGLVPTRTQYSNAYRQYRKLAADLKHLEDQVAQANKELDYHSFLLNELEEARLDGENQEALEQELKELEHAEEIKQKLTYALQSLSEGEYCATSSLKEASIMLGHIAGYSESVRQLKERLDSCLIELRDIADETEMAEQRTEADPRRLDELQARLTVLYNLQRKHQVRDLPALLAVRDELQQKVGSVLNLDKEIARLRKDAEGALATVNKRAAHLSEQRRKAFPQFERELAELLADLGMPNARLVVQHSTGQPTASGTDVICLLFTANKGAHPQTLSKAASGGEFSRLMLCVKYLLADKTALPTIVFDEIDTGISGEIAVKVGRMMQQMAKKHQLITISHLPQMAAAGDAHFFVYKEDRADRTVSRIRRLTEEERIREIAQMISGARVTENAVQSARELLSMRGESELVAA